caagaattttagccaggttcgacccctaagcccctatagtctacgtcctggtcccttaccaacttggtaagagaatatattattaatcaatgaaagttacaactacaagatacaacaatatatctccctttatcccagttgttgataatggcttgctgaaaccctgtttaagaacctgctctataagtactatactaccccgtagtacaaaaCTCCTATAGCAAataccactaaacccttgtttcccttagCCAACTGATtcagcaactaatcaatacaatttgaataatacaaatcaatgataaagtttacaactcaaactatagactctcttcaataaaatatgtatatataattcagagctcgagagtattttagaaacaatatttcaggagttgtatgtgttcttacTTGCAAATCGTCAGTCATAAAAACTGCAAGAAACCTCATATATAAACACACATTAACAGTTTGAAACAACCTCAACgaattacaacggctagaatccaattctaccgtttaaaatcgttgggatggtttccaacgttcatgtatacgttagatagaagagaaacaaAGAAGAACAACGTTCAAAAAATATATCTTCTATTTTATAGAGTATAAAATGTTTTAACAAAAAGAAGAAGATAGAATTTGATAGAAAAACAAACTCCTATaatttaggaaatcaatttgaataagTTAAAACGAATTACACTTGAGCTCTATATATATAATGCACGTATATctattagagaagtccttacaactgatataaaAGAAgttcctataaaatctccatgaaatttgacttccttgttgaatctggactgtgcatcttggcttgctgtgATTCTGAAAATtgtgatcatagcttgctgaaatagatcaCTGACTTATGACGGCTTgttgtcatgatacttaaacaacAATGGTattaagctgttatatcctgcaaacattctTAAATAACAACATGATAGCTTGTTATTATTAATATTCTagtattaatatttttaaaacagattattttattttaagttaAACAAACCGAGTAGAGTTTAACAAATTTGAGTCGGGATAACAAGTGTAAACTTTAGCACAAGTTCATTTACTTACCGTACATTTTTTTATATTCAAACTTGGATTTACTTAATTTAAGACTGAGATGGCTTGACCTGAAATAAGTTGAACTCGAGTGTGTAATAGAAAGGAAAggaaaaaatattaaataaataaacaagtcaAGATCTTCAATGATATAATTTGGGTAAATATTTGAGTACAATTTTTATAAAGTGGATTTTAAAAAATTACCAAGACTGAAATTTATGTTCGGATAGTAAATGAGTGAAGTTGGAGTTTTTaactaattttttattttattaagtttttaaCGAGTTTTCAAGTGTAACAATTTTTTAAGGAATATCGAAGGGTATAAAGTTATTTTAACaagttttcaagttttaactattttaaaaatatgatcCCATTATTATATCAATAAATCATTATTTAACCTAAAAAAATATTCCATAACATTATTCATACATAAGTCCAGCAATTCTACTTTTCTTTGATTTGGTTTAGTAATTTTTTAAATAAACACCTTCCTATATATTGATAATCGTTTGTTAGGTAAGATTGTAAAATTGTTAGGGGAGACTAGTGATGTATGTATAAAGTATAAACCTAACAATATTCAAGATTGGTAATTATAAGAAGATATGGTATACTTGGATCAAGGTCAGCTGTATTGAAAGAAGTCTACTACAAGGAAGTCAAAGAAATTTATTAAGATGTTCAAGTAATTAATAATGCAATAAGGGGTTCAAAATATTAATCAAAACAGTTTTCATGATAAAGTTTAAAGTAAAGGTTTTTAGTGAAATTGTTTCTATGTAAATAAACAAACGAACAAACAAACATACCCAGTATATCCCGCTTTCGCAGGGTCTGGGGAGGGTAAGATGTACGCAGCCTTCCCCTCATTCATAAGAATGAAGAGGCTGTTTCCCGAAAGACCCCCGGctatgtgtgtgtatgtgcacaatatataaaagtgtaaaaattcaaaataaaaattttaaatttgatggCATAATTTAAAAATAGATCAAGACAAACCTTAGCCTATGGCATTATTCATATAGGACTTACATGTATCTTGTAAATTCTTAGTGCCAGGAAAACCGCCGATAACTACAAGAACCATTTTCTTGTATGTAACTTCAGCCCTCAACCAAATGTTGATCCATATCTTTTTTCTTGATATTTTCACCCATGGACAGTAAAGATGACACATCTCCTATGACTATGACTTGGAGAACTGTAAATCAAATACTTCATGTGCTAAAGTGACAATACAATCGATCTCCAAATACAAAATCCATCTATCCCAAAAGTTAATCAACTACTCTAATCCGCCTCCTCCAAGACCTTCAATCTAATACCATTTCACTCCGAAGGCTTAAAAAATGAAAATCTAGTGAAAGTAGGTTATCCCAATTTCTTCTCGGTCTTCCTTTCCTTCTCACACCCGGTAACACCAAACCTTCAATTCTCCGGACTGGGGCCGATATACATCTCCTCCTTACATGCCCAAACCAGCGCATCCTACTTTCCCTTACTTTTTTAATTATAGAAGCAACTCATAGTTGCCTTCTGAAAAAACCAATCGGCAATCTATCTAACAAAGTACGACCACAAATCCAACGCACATCCTCAATTCTGCTAACTCGAGTCGATGTTCTTGAGCTTTTGTTATCGCCCAACATTCTGCCACATACAATAAAGCCGGTCTAATCACCACTCGATAAAATATTCCTTTTAACCTTTAAGGAATTTTTTTATCATGCAGTACTCCTGGAGCCGCCGTCCACTTTAACCATCCAGACTGAATACGATGAGTTACATCTGCATCTATCTTACCATCTTTATGAATCATAGATCCCAAATACTTGAAACTTTCGTTCGGAACTAATAAATGCCCTCCAATTCTAACATCAACTCCCTCTTCGATTGGATCATTACTAAAGTTACACATGTATACAGTTTTTGAATGACTAACACGCAAGCCTGAAGTCTCCAATGTCACCCTCCATTGTTTTAACTTCTCATTTATCATCGACTTTGTCTCACTAATAATAACTATATCATTCGCAAAAAGTATACACCATGGGACAACATCCTGAATTCCTCTAGTGAGCACATCCATAATTATAGCGAATAAAAAAGGACTTAATGTTGATCCTTGATGAAGTCCTATCTTGACCGGAAAATACTGAGTATCTCCAACCGGAGTCCTGACACAAGTCATCACTTGAGAATACATTGCTTGAATTGCCCTCACATATATCCAGGACACACCTTTACTATCCAAACTTGTCCAGATTACGTTACGCGGAACACTATCATAAGCTTTTTTCAAATCGATAAACACCAAGTGCAGGTCCCTACTACGTTCCCTATATTTCTCCATTAAACGCCTAAAAAGATGAATCGCCTCCGTCGTCGACCTACCAGGCATGAAACCAAATTGATTTTCTGACACTGTAAGCCTGCGTCTAAGCCTAATTTCAAATACTCTCTCCCATAATTTCATAGTATGACTTAAAAGTTTAATACCACGAAAATTACTACAATTCTGAGCATCACccttattcttgtaaatcggaatAACCATACTAAGCTTCCACTCCTATGGAATCGTACCCGTCCGAAAAATAAGATTGAAGAGTTGCACCAACCACCGCACTCCCTCTTTACCTAAACACCACCATACCTCTATCGGTATTTTGTCTGGCCCCGTGGCTTTGCCTTTACGCAACTTCCTTAGAGCCCACTCAATCTCATCACCAGTTATAGATGGAATATTAGAATCCCAATATGCTTGACAAATTATTTCTCCCTCCATCGCCGCCCCACTCAAACAAGACTCATTAAATAACTTTCTGAAATAGTGATACCATCTACATTTAATATCTTCGTCCTTAACTAACACATGTGCATCTTCATCCTTAATAAATCTGACAAATCTCAAATCTCGTTGTCTCCTTTCTCGAGCCTTTGCTAATTTATAAATTCTATTTTCTCCCTCATTTGTAGATAGCCCTAGATACAGTTCTTCATAAGCCTTATGCTACTCCCTAACAGCCTTTTTGTCTAGACGTTTTGCTTCCTTATAAATAGTTTTCTTTGTATCAAATTCCTCTTGTTCATTGCAGCACATAAGCTCCTTAAAGTGTGCTTGTTTATCTTTTACTCGCTCTTGTACATCCGCATTCCACCACCAAGCCTCCTTTTGATCATGGATTTTCCCCGAGGTGCTTCCTAACACATCTTTAGCGATACCCCTAATTAAAGAAGCCACTTGATACCATAATTGGTTAACATCAGCTTCTTCAAAACTTCTTTGTTCTAAACCAATTCTTTCCTTGAAAATGCGTACTCTTTCACCCTTCAGATTTTTCCATAAAATACGCGGTGTCGCCTCCGGAACACCTACCATTATCTTTCTCCTCATATAAATATCCATTACCAACAAATGATGTTGTGTAGCACACTTCTCATTCGGAAACACTTTATAATCTTTGAAATTTTTGTTACTTTTTCTCGTAAGAAAATAATCTATTTGTGTGCTACACCCTCCACTCTTAAAAGTAATTAAATGCGGATCTCGCTTCTTGAAACAAGAATTAACTATCACAAAGTCATGAGCTAATGCAAATTCCAGAAGAATACACCTACCTTCATTCCTCATACCATATCCAAGCCCCCTATGTGTGCCAACATAACCATCAGAAAATTTTCCAATATGACCATTAAAATCATCCCCTATATATAACATTTGATCACTAGGTATTGTACAAACTAAATCATCTAAACAATCCCAAAATTATTTTTTCTCCTCGTCTCCCACACCAGCATGTGGGGCATAGGCACTAACTAAATTAACAACCACAACATCCAGAACTAGTTTAATCATCATCACCCTATCACCAAATCGATTCACCTCAACCACATTATTCCTCAGATATGTACCTAACATAATAACGACACCATTCCTATTGGTTACAACACCTAAATACCATAATTTAAAATCATTGGCTTCCTTGGTCTTAGCACCCACACACACTGCATCAACATATCTCTTATTTAACTCATCTACAAGTTCTAAAAATTGTCCAGTAAGAGTGCCTACATTCAAAGAACCAACAACCTCCTTATTCCTCCATACACTCTCCAAAATGACTCTACTCGAAGATGCCATAAATAAAAGAGGCTGGAGGGATAACGCGGGGAAAAAAGGGAAAGAGTAAGTTCAATTCACGGAACAAAACCCAATTAAGAAGGAAACATGTTACTTTAATATCTTTAGTTTAGAGTATGAGAAGAACCAAGTAAGTGAAGAAGAATTTATTGTACTATTCTGTTGTTAAATATCCAATTTACATTCTAGTAACCGCCACGGAGAATTTGAAGAAGATGTATACACGCGTATGCGTATGTATGTATCCTAATAACCCCCAACTGTAACCAAGATCAGGCAACTGGAAACAGTACAGGTGATCGGAAAATGCCCAGACAGTGGCCGGAAAGAAGGCAGCAATGCAACCCTCACTCACCCACACAGTCCACACACACACGCACAAAACCGGACAGGAACCGGAGATTACACGGCCACACAGAAAAGGCCGGAAATGGCTTTACAGACCGAAATCCAAACACCAAACACACAACACAATCACTGTTATACACACACGatcgtatatatatatactcagaTAATCAGGCAAAAACGAATCCAAAACAACCGAAATAGACCAGACCTAGGCCGGTGGCTTACCGGAAAGAGGAGAGAATGGCGGCGACCGGAAGAGAAATTAAATTACTTTCCCTAAAATGTGGAACCAGATGTAGACCCCCTTTTCATGTAAAAGTGTTAATTTCCCGAAAATATAGGGATGAGTAGAGGAATGTCAAACCCAATGTGAATGCTCTTacaatataaattattttttatgtaGGACAAGATAAATGACGGGTTTAAAGAGaaaatatgaaaataagtatGAATGTGAGGCGTATGCCAAGCACGCCATTATATTAAGTATCAAAATATTATGCATATTTGGATAATCTAAAAAAATAATATTGTTAACTGAAAAATTTTGAGTCCAAAGTTAAAgaaaaatgaagatataaataaaagaaaaaaaaagctGGGTATAAAAGTGTAAAAGTACACTTAAAAAATATGGAGCGGTTTCAAAGTTAGTTTTTGGgcataaaattaattttttaatcaagGACCAAAATAAAATCtctaatattaatatttattacttagatttttgaaatattttttatCCCAAAAAGTTAATTTTAAAAGCATCTCAAATGAGGTTTTTCAAGtatataattcaaaaaaaataattaaaatagcTATTTATCTCACCATTTTATTTGAAACAGCTAAATTATATGAGTTAGTCAAAATAGCTATTTAAAATCACCAAATTGCCAAATATAAAGATTTATCCTACTAATTTTCACACAGAAGTGGGAGATCATTcctaaatttaattaaaaaaaatgaatattattagtgAACTTATACATAAAAAGAGTAATTTAGTTAAACCTAACTTTACACTTAATTTAGTTAAAAAAATGAATATTATCAGTTAGCTTTAATAACCTGATTAGTAAGCcaaattatttttgatttatgGTATCACTAATTTTTGGCTTCACTTAATCATTC
This sequence is a window from Apium graveolens cultivar Ventura chromosome 9, ASM990537v1, whole genome shotgun sequence. Protein-coding genes within it:
- the LOC141683691 gene encoding uncharacterized protein LOC141683691 translates to MASSSRVILESVWRNKEVVGSLNVGTLTGQFLELVDELNKRYVDAVCVGAKTKEANDFKLWYLGVVTNRNGVVIMLGTYLRNNVVEVNRFGDRVMMIKLVLDVVVVNLVSAYAPHAGDDFNGHIGKFSDGYVGTHRGLGYGMRNEGRCILLEFALAHDFVIVNSCFKKRDPHLITFKSGGCSTQIDYFLTRKSNKNFKDYKVFPNEKCATQHHLLVMDIYMRRKIMVGVPEATPRILWKNLKGERVRIFKERIGLEQRSFEEADVNQLWYQVASLIRGIAKDVLGSTSGKIHDQKEAWWWNADVQERVKDKQAHFKELMCCNEQEEFDTKKTIYKEAKRLDKKAVRE